The Oryza sativa Japonica Group chromosome 11, ASM3414082v1 DNA window AATTGCAACGTTGTCGATGAGGGACTACCTACGAAGTGGATGACTAATTAGAggtcctaaatttttttttcatatcttaATTTATGCCAATGCATTTTAATATGTTTAAAGATCTTTCACtcgctttttttcttttttgaaaaaaatgtacTCTTACTTTTtattaactagcatggtggcccgcgcagattgcgcggctagcatcattatattttctcttatataataacatatatgttttctcattatattattcaaatatattaaaataacaacataattttaaattttgcaataactttacaaaactactaatgtgtaatattcatattgtattttatatacgtgttagttattaattatttttaatatcaaattttagttatttgtaaattatatatattcatatatggaccctagactcatcttttaatatttctttttttttaattccgaattttctgtaaattgtatttctatataaactctatgctcttcttctaatattatttatttttatttctgattttttattatttctaattgtatttctatgtggactctaaactcatctttcaatattctttaatttttaatttcaaatttcagttacttctaaattgtatttctatattgactttaaactcttcttcccatgtttttcttaatttcgaattttagttatttgtaaattgtatttttatacggactctaaactctacttttaattttattatgtttattccctaattgtatttccatatggattctatactctacttctaatattccttatttttaattcggaatttcagttatttcctaattgtatttctatatggactctattctctacttctaatattccttatttttaattccgaatttcagctatttttaaattgtatttctatatggactctgccttttctttttcttcgattaatgtgagaatttctaggccatgagaacGAACGTGGaagctcctttttctattcttttaataatataatagatttaacTAGAATGAGTTTGTTTCTTCAGCTTTGGTAAGTAGTACTACTAATTATGGCCACCTTAAAGAGGGTGATAATGATACGaacatactcccttcgtctcaaaAAAACCCAATTCTGGGTTTGAAtatgaacggagggagtatgtttcgGGCATTACAAATTCTATTTTTTCCACATAACAAAAAATCACTACATCACACCACAattctttttctaaaatttatttctttaaaaaaaattcttctgaCTTAGGTAAAATACCACCACTAATTTATTCTTTTGTTTCTTGGCATTTTCTAAATACCAATTTGTGATTCGTATAGGGGACTCAGATTATTAGGTACGGCCCCGCGGAATTGTAAAACAAAACACACTACTCCtcgtcattctagcattttctttATAGACAAAACATGAAGGTATGGTAAATTACCGAACTACCCTATTAATAACAGCAATGTTTGTACTTCATATTAGAGTTAAATGGGTATTTTATGCAAGTGCAATAGTTGAGGGgtaaaataaacttaataaaatGTCTAAATATAACAGTattgtactctttttttttatttctttctgtATGCCAGAACATGCGCTATTACCTAGTACCTAGAACTATGTAGAATGAACATGACAATCTTCACTGCCACACTGCTGACCAAATCCTAGGAGAGAGCTACTTGTAATTTTATAGTCTTGTTGAAATGATCAATTGAttagaggatttttttttctttttttatacttTGGTAGTACtaatacagtttttttttttgcgaggaagtACTAATACAAACTTTGACGGAGGCACAACTGCCTCATCCCTTGCGATAGCAAGGAACCATGAAGAACCGATCCTCTTTTGTATTGGTGTGCTCTGTTTATGATTTCAAAATGTGATCGATAGCTGAAATCCCTCCCTAGCGTTTCCATTGATAACTCTCGTCGTTAACGTTATTGCCAAAAACCGATGAAAGtcagataaattttgttaaaaagtttcaaattttttttaatctttggcCAATTATGGTTGAATACAGCCAGCTCGATAAGGACCACGACAAATATCGCATTTGAATCCAGGCTCTACTCTGTTgagatatttttgttttattttagacACCAATCATGCTATAGATTAGGGCCTcgtttagttcccaattttttctttcaaaaatatcacatcgaatctttggaaaggagcattaaatataaattaaaaaactaattgtactgtttgtatggaaatcgcgagacaaatttttgaGTCATTAACCCAtatgtactaatgacggattaattaggcttaataaactcgtctcgtggtttctaggtgagttatgaaattagttctttcattcgtgtctgaaaacccTTTTCGAGTTTCGATATTTAGTCAAACGTCAAacgtgacacctaaaaattttcttttcgcgactaaacacaccctaagcctAGATAGAGCCAGGCAGTGTGGGGGCACAGAGATGTCTCAGAGCCATAGACAGATGATCCATTCCATTCGATGATTAAATACTGTAGCTACGGATAATCAATCCCACGTGTATGTCAGTGGGCCCCGCGGGCCGCACCCAACCGCCGCGCCGAACCCCGCCGCGGCAAGCAACTCCCCCGtccgtgccgccgcgcgcctccgGCATCCGATCACCATCAGGCGGCCGCGCGACCTCCTCTGCTTGCGTTGCGTGCCTCCCCACGAGGTCGAGGTACACTTCCCTTCAAAGCCActgtctctctctcctcctctcctctacttAACACCAAAGCCTCGGTCTGTGTCTGTCCGCCCCCCaacgcctcgccggcgcccagcttctcttccttccttccttgttGAGGTCTGAGGTCTTGGATGGTGGCCTTATGGTGAGCGATTTTGGTGAAATCGTTTACTGCTCCCCCCTGCTTGACTTCTTTTGTTTCCAATTTTGTTTCTTTGGTTATGCAAACGACCAGTTCGATGAAATGACCGAGTAGAAGGCAATTGATTGGTTTTTGTGTTTGTTTACCCTGATGATGAGATCATTTGAAACCTCAGCTTTCCTAATCCTTGCCAAATTGTCTGGCGTCAacgcttttgtgattttctaaaCAAAGCAAATGATTTGGTTATCTTGTAAGCATGGTTTTGGACATATCACTGTCTTGTCTATGTTTGCCTTTCGTTTCTTCTAATGGTATCGCTGTTTTCATGCCATCTAGTAATAGCATCTACTTGTCCGATGCCTATCTTCCTTAGTTGACTTCTCATACTGTATCATCTTCTGGCTTTATTTGTTCAACAGACACACGGCCTGCACTAGTGTTTACAGCTCCAAGTATGGCTTCCAGAGAATCCTTCATGAGtaccattttcttcttcttgcttctGTTCTCCCTCGGCTGCAAGTGTATAGCTTCAGAGTTACACTTACATGCGACCCAGACTGCGGTCCTCAAGGTTGATGCCTCACCGCAACTTGCTCGACAGATCCCTGACACACTATTTGGAATATTTTTTGAGGTAAGCCGTGAGACATATACAGTAATTCTGTTTTTCACAATTGCACTGTATCACTATATCCTTTCCTCTGGCACTTTTTTGTTAGGATGCTCAAGTGCATTAGCATGCCCAGAATAATCCAGGTAGATTATACATGTTCCACCATGTCCTGATGATAATGATCTTGGCTAATATTGTAGGAAATCAACCATGCAGGGGCTGGTGGAATATGGGCTGAACTTGTTAGTAACAGAGGTACTTCAGTTATTTTTGTTGTAATATATGCACTTATTTTGATCGATCTTCCAGATAAAACATAATTTGCTTCTGAATGGACATGAATAAATTCTTCTGCAGTCTGCTGGAACACAAACATGGCttacgaaaaaaaaatccttttgttATTTTGTCTTTAATCGAAAATTCTCCATACTATCTGATTAACTAAATTATGTTTTCCCCATAAACTTTAAACATAGTTATCTTTTTAGTACTGTAAACTTGACACACAAAACTTTGATTAAGAGCATAAACTCGATGGAAAATAATATGCCCTTTTTTTGAAGTTATATTGACATTTAGGGTTTAGTATAACCAACTTATGAGTTTTATGCACAGGTTTTGAAGCTGGAGGCCCTCATACCCCATCAAACATTGATCCATGGTCCATAATTGGTGATGACTCTTCCATATTTGTGGCGACTGATCGAACGTCATGTTTTAGTCGGAATACTGTTGCTCTAAGGATGGAGGTTCTCTGTGATAATTGCCCAGCTGGTGGTGTTGGCATTTATAACCCAGGGTTCTGGGGCATGGTATGGGCTTATATATCGTTGTTCTTTAGTTTGTTTTCCTCACAGTATTGCTGccattttctttccttttctcataAAATTAACAAGTAAATCATGGACCTCCACATGTTCTGTTTCGATTTTTCATGTAGTGATAGCTCTTTTGTGCACTTGTGTTAGTAAACATTTGCTTTCCTAACTTTTGCAATGCTTCTTTTCCAATACTCTGATCACCCGTAATTGTCATATCAACCCGCAGAACATAGAAGATGGAAAGATCTACAATTTAGTGATGTATGTTAAATCACCAGAAACTGTGGAGTTGACAGTTTCCTTAACAAGTTCTGATGGGTcgcaaaatttggcttcaactACCATACCGTTAGTGCCTTTTCTCTCAATACTGGGACAGGAGAACAAGGATGTTTGCCCATTCCCATTAGTTTTGAAAGGATTATATTGTTGCAGGGTTTCTGGTGCATCGAATTGGACAAAACTGGAGCAGAAGTTGGTTGCTCAAGGAACAAATAGAACCTCAAGGCTTCAAATAACAACTAACAAGAAGGGAGTTGTATGGTTTGATCAAGTATCGCTCATGCCTGCAGACACTTACAAGGTACATTATATTTTGTTGTCAAACTTCATTACTGGAAAAGGAAAACGATGCCATGGGCTTTTTATGCTATCTATGTATAGTGTATGATAACACTTTAAGTCTTCATGGGCTTTTTCAAGTGCTTCCAACATTTCTTTTACACATACAGGGACATGGTTTTCGCACAGAACTTATATCTATGATGTTGGACTTAAAACCACGATTCTTGAGATTCCCTGGTATGAGCTATATTTTCCCATTGAAAATCAAGTTCttgatatgtacatatatgccaGACATGTCTGGGATAATTGACTTGATTTACATTCAAACAATTGTAGGAGGTTGCTTTGTGGAGGGGGAATGGTTAAGGAACGCATTCAGGTGGAGGGAATCTATTGGTCCATGGGAAGAGAGGCCTGGACACTTTGGGGATGTTTGGCATTACTGGACTGATGATGGCCTTGGATATTATGAATTTCTCCAGGTACTAGTTTACTTGACATTATTCCTGCCTTTCATTTTCTTATCACGTCCTAATCATATATTGCCTTTGAGTTCTATATTTTTCTAATGAAAACTTTGAACTCCACATCAAAGCTTTCTGAGGATCTGGGTGCTGCCCCAATCTGGGTGTTCAACAATGGTAATAATTGCCATATTTTTTATATCTTGATCACCACAGCTGACCTCCTGAATCGACACTAAACTCTTTAAATATCAGGAATCAGCCATAATGATGAAGTTGATACTGCTGCGATTGCTCCTTTTGTAAAAGTATGTTCTGAACtctctattttattttctgtCAGGTCAGATGCACCTTGATTTGTTAAATAGTTTCCACTTTAGAATTCACCTGTAACGTCCTAGCTATGGCTGCACTTCCATGGATATGGCATGTGAGAAAACTGATACTATCTTTACTGCCATCATAGTAGTGTTCCATCTTTTATCTTTGCATATCTAAATATTAAAGATCCTAAGAATGTAACTGCATATGATGTGTCTCATTGAATGATGCTAAAACTCTTGCCTTATTTTCTCACTATTGAAATAGAGCTGATTATTTGTGTAAAAAAGGAGATGGTTTTGGGCTTGTTCTTTTACTCTATTAGTTCTCAAagttcttttcaaaaaaattaattcACAATGTTCACAAGGAGTGATGATGTTTAACCTGAATTTGCATTCTGGTATACTTACAGATAACAATGTACCTACCAAGAAAATACTAAATATCTTTTCTTGAATTGAAGCTATGTTACTTGTCGTAACaccagttttttgtttgggaaCATCTCTTGTTGTCTCTCTACAGGACGTATTGGACAGTCTAGAATTTGCAAGGGGGAATGCAGATTCAACATGGGGTTCTGTTAGAGCTGCAATGGGGCACCCCGAACCATTCCCTGTCAAATACGTCGCAATTGGAAATGAAGATTGTGGGAAAAAATTTTACCGCGGTGCATTCCTCAATTACTTTCTTATTTTATCACTTCACCATATAACTGCATAAATTGAAGAGCCTTGTCTGGAATAAATTAAGGTGTATGATCGAATAAAAGATATGTACATGGACCATGCTAatcctgtaattttttttatgaaggtAGTCACTCAACTCACTCTGTAAATAAAGGCCGCAACTTCTTTATGCAGTTGTACCTGTTTCCTTAGAAGTGGTTCATTAATTTAGTCACATAAATCTCCATAGCAAAACCTTACAGGGAGACATTTGTTTTCACTATTTTAATCTGCatataatattacttttttTATGCCCTATGTTCTCCTTTTCCTCTGCTGTACTTCGCCAAGCCAATGGTACTTGTAGTAATATATGTtctatttttttgttgttgcaaATAAACTAGGATTAGTAACACATAAAAACAATTCCTGGTAGCAAACATACTAAAATGTGattattttcatttttagaaaatttgggatgtaaatcatttatatttgaTCATAATCTCCAATGATAAGGCACATGTTTGACTTGAATTGTGTGGAGAACAACTGTTGAATTCTCATTTTAGGTACATGCATGATATTCTCTTA harbors:
- the LOC4349683 gene encoding alpha-L-arabinofuranosidase 1 isoform X1; its protein translation is MASRESFMSTIFFFLLLFSLGCKCIASELHLHATQTAVLKVDASPQLARQIPDTLFGIFFEEINHAGAGGIWAELVSNRGFEAGGPHTPSNIDPWSIIGDDSSIFVATDRTSCFSRNTVALRMEVLCDNCPAGGVGIYNPGFWGMNIEDGKIYNLVMYVKSPETVELTVSLTSSDGSQNLASTTIPLVPFLSILGQENKDVCPFPLVLKGLYCCRVSGASNWTKLEQKLVAQGTNRTSRLQITTNKKGVVWFDQVSLMPADTYKGHGFRTELISMMLDLKPRFLRFPGGCFVEGEWLRNAFRWRESIGPWEERPGHFGDVWHYWTDDGLGYYEFLQLSEDLGAAPIWVFNNGISHNDEVDTAAIAPFVKDVLDSLEFARGNADSTWGSVRAAMGHPEPFPVKYVAIGNEDCGKKFYRGNYLKFYNAIREAYPDIQMISNCDASSSPLDHPADLYDFHVYTDSKTLFSMKNTFDRSSRNGPKAFVSEYAVWRSDAGRGSLLASLAEAAFLTGLEKNSDVVQMASYAPLFVNNNDQTWNPDAIVFNSWQQYGTPSYWMQTLFGESSGAMFHPVTITSSYSGSLAASAITWQDSENSFLRVKIINFGSDPVSLTISATGLQARVNALGSTATVLTSSNVMDENSFSNPNKVVPVKSQLSNAAEQMQVTLAPHSFSSFDLALAQSKLVAEM
- the LOC4349683 gene encoding alpha-L-arabinofuranosidase 1 isoform X2, whose amino-acid sequence is MASRESFMSTIFFFLLLFSLGCKCIASELHLHATQTAVLKVDASPQLARQIPDTLFGIFFEEINHAGAGGIWAELVSNRGFEAGGPHTPSNIDPWSIIGDDSSIFVATDRTSCFSRNTVALRMEVLCDNCPAGGVGIYNPGFWGMNIEDGKIYNLVMYVKSPETVELTVSLTSSDGSQNLASTTIPVSGASNWTKLEQKLVAQGTNRTSRLQITTNKKGVVWFDQVSLMPADTYKGHGFRTELISMMLDLKPRFLRFPGGCFVEGEWLRNAFRWRESIGPWEERPGHFGDVWHYWTDDGLGYYEFLQLSEDLGAAPIWVFNNGISHNDEVDTAAIAPFVKDVLDSLEFARGNADSTWGSVRAAMGHPEPFPVKYVAIGNEDCGKKFYRGNYLKFYNAIREAYPDIQMISNCDASSSPLDHPADLYDFHVYTDSKTLFSMKNTFDRSSRNGPKAFVSEYAVWRSDAGRGSLLASLAEAAFLTGLEKNSDVVQMASYAPLFVNNNDQTWNPDAIVFNSWQQYGTPSYWMQTLFGESSGAMFHPVTITSSYSGSLAASAITWQDSENSFLRVKIINFGSDPVSLTISATGLQARVNALGSTATVLTSSNVMDENSFSNPNKVVPVKSQLSNAAEQMQVTLAPHSFSSFDLALAQSKLVAEM